TGCCGTCCCCAAAAAATTATTAAATCACTCTGGTTATAGTCCGGCGCTGGCCAGTCTGCGACAGTATACATGAATGAAAAAGCGCGCTGTAAGGCGCAAATACCGCTATGACCATAGTTCGGGCTTCCGTGAACAGTGGTAAAACGCTGAAGGTATTCACTATATGATCGTTTTGCTGGGGATAGTACAGCCAGAGATTCTGGGCCGTATTGTTCTTTTTGCTGAAGCAGTTTGTCGGCAACATGGGTAATGGCCTCATCCCAACTGATCTTTTCGAATTTGCCTTCTCCTTTTTTTCCGATACGTCGGAGAGGAGTGGTGAGGCGATCTTTGGAATATACCCATTGAGGAGCAGCATGAGCTTTGGCACAAAGAGCTCCCCGGTTATTAGGGGATTCATCCATGCCGGCGACACGGACAAAGCGTCCATTTTTTGTAAAGGCATATATACCGCATCCACCGCCCGGTCCACCTGGCCCACACATGCCGCAAACCGTTGGAGTTACTTCTTCTCCTTTGACTCTGGCGATATCAAGCGCTTGCTGTAAGTTCATATGCTCTCACTTTTATGTACCATGAATCACCCAGAGAGTGGGCGTCACAGTTTAAGGTTAAATTACTTATTGCTTTAATATTTAATGTGCCGAGGGTTGATCCTTGGCATATTTTGAAGATAAATTTTAATCGATGGATGGAATATCTTTTGTAGTCTTACAAGTCTGGTTGTGATCAATATGGCGATAGATATCTTTGAGAAAATTTAAAATTGTAGCTTGTTCGTCTTCGCTGTAATTTTTTAAAATGGATAATTTCTCTTGCCTAGCATGTTCATGGCAGGCCTTATGTTCATCATACATTTCTTGCCCTGTTTCAGTTAGTTGAAAATAAATTTCTTTATTATTTGTAGGCTTTTGATATGTTTCTATAAAATTTTTGTTTAGTAACTTTTTGCTGATTTTACTGATTGCCCCTCGAGTCATATCCATTTTATTAGATATTTTTGTAGCGTTTGGACGGTCAATTGAACCTATCCAGTGGATACAATGGATTTCAGTAAGATTGATCGCAGCAAAGAGTTCTTCACGTCCGTGTTTAAAAGCATCGGCTTGTTGAAGAATTTTTACTAAAACATCAATAATATGTGGAGCGGTTGTCATATTTCCCCTCTTTTTGTTTCCTTGGAAATAATAATTGCGCAATAATGTTTCCAAGTCAACAAAATGTACATTTAGGATTACTAATAATATGGTGAACTTTTTTGTGAATAATAGAGTAGATAATGCGCCAAAAAAATGAAGCCTCACAGTGCGTATCGCATTGTGGGGCTTTTTTTCTTAAAAGGTGATGATAGGTCTTAAATGCTAGGTGGGCTGAGTGCAGTTTTGCGCATTTAAGGTCTTAATCTCGTTGGGAAAACTTTATTTTATAATTATTCTTTGTTTTCGACGAGTAATCCTGCGGCTTGGTCACGGCGCAGATGCAACCTCAAACCTTCTTTGCTGCGGATGATTATCCGCTGCCCGTTCTCCATGCATATTTCTTTTGCAGGTTGAACAGATTCAAGAGTGATGATTGAACCGGGTTTGATTCCTGTTCCGCTTATGGTTTGAACTGCTCTTGGTCCTCCAAGAATCTCTTTTACTTTAAATGGACGTCCTTTGCCGCAAGTGGCGAGCTGACATAATTCTTCGTCGCATTCTCCCCATATTTTTGCGGCCATACCTTCAGTCAGGCTGCATTGCTTCCCGTCTATAACTGCTTTATATTCCATAGGAGGCAGGCAGCGGATAAGTTCAATGTCATCACCTTCGCTTAGTCCCAATATTTTTAAACTTTTTTCAAGGTGTGAACCGGAAGTTAATCCTTCAATATGCCCTTTTTCTCCGGGATTCATTTCAAATACAGGTGTTATATGCCCGTCATCATGATGGGTTATAACTTTTGAAGCCATGCCTGCGGCCAAGAGTACTTCGCCACTCGGGCCTTTGACTCTGACCGGGTGAAGAGCTGAATCTTCCGATAGAATCTCCAGTTCACTTCCTATATGCAACCCCATGTGTTGTAGGCTGTTTTTGAGATTTTCATTAACAATTGCTCGGAGTATAAGAGGGGTTTCAATTAAGGCTTTGTCTAGTGGGGTGGTCATTACACATTCTCCTTTGCAATTTTCGGTAAAATCGATTTGCAGGACGTCGGGGATGTTTTGAATGCAGCGTATCCTAAGATGCCGACTGTGCTTAAGTTGTGGGTCATGGCGGCTGCAAGGGTAGAGATCTTGCCCATTCCTGCAAGTACAAGGGTTGCGGTATTAATTGCTACTGCCGACCATAGGCAGGAGGTTAATGTTTCCCGGTTGTTGCAAGCAATGTGACGGGCTTCCACAAGAGTTCGTAAATCTTCATTTAGCATAATAACTTGTGCAGATTCTCGGGCCAAATCTGCTCCAGAAGGCATGCAGATACCCACATCAGCACATATCAGTGCCGGGGTGTCATTCACACCGTCTCCAGCAAATCCGACTTTTGCACCATCTTTTTTAAGATTTTCAATAATGGCGGCCTTATCTTCTGGTTTTAGTTCCCAGTGCACGGCGTCTACGGGGGAAAGTTGGCTTACGAGGGCTAGAGCTGCTTCGCGGTGGTCTCCAGTAAGTATTTCAATGCGTTTTATACCAGCGCTTTTAAAGGCTTCTAAAGCTTCAAGGGCTTCGGGGCGTAGCTCGTCTCGCATTGCGATCAACCCTATAAGCTTTCCTTCCATAGCTACAAATACCAAATTATCTCCGGCATTACGTAGCTGGCGGGCTTTTTTCTCCATAAATGAACAATCAATTTTTTCATCTTCTTCAATGAAATGCTGACTTCCGACCAAGACGCGTTTTCCGTCAACAAAAGCGGAAACTCCGTGAGCCACGATAAAGTCAACTCCGCTTACTTTCGGCATATTAACTTTTTGACTTTTTGCTTCGGTCACCACAGCCTTGGCAACTGGATGAGCGTAATGTTCCTCTGCCCCAGCTGCAATCGAAAGGAGTTCTTCCTCTGTATAAAGAGGCATGGGAACTATTTCAGTAACCTTAAGCTCCCCTTTGGTCAGAGTTCCTGTTTTATCAAATACAAGGGTGTCGATAGCAGCAAGGTTATCTAGAGCCTGTCCGCCTTTAAAAAGTATTCCAGTTTGACTGGCTGTGAACATGGAGGTTCTTGTTGCAACCGGTGTGGAAAGTTTTATGGCACATGAGTAATCTACTGTTAAGACCGAAGCGGCTCTAGTGATGTCTCTGGTAAGAGCATAAACTCCAAGTCCTGCACCAAAAGTGAGTGGAACGAGTTTGTCGGCAAGTTCAGCTGATTTAATTTGATTCTTAGATTGTGAACGCAGAGATGTTTCCAGAAAACGGTTAATGCGTGCCATTCCAGTTTCCGCACCGATTTTATCTGCTCTTATTTTAAGAGTTCCTTCTTCTATAACAGCTCCGGATAAGGTCTGGTCTCCGGGTTGTAAATGAACAGGTACAGATTCTCCCGTGATAGAGCTTTGATTGACTGAAGCATCTCCTTCAATAATTACGCCTTCAACGGGAATGAGTTCTCCGGCACCGCAAATTACAATATTTCCGGCCGTTAGGTCATTAAAATCTATTTCTATTTCACGCCCGTCACGTTCAATCCATATTTTTTCGACTTGTGGTTTTAACAGGGTTTTAAGCAAGTCTGTAGATTTTTGTTCAGATTGATCTTCTAGATATTCTCCTAGACTGAGCAAGGCTCCTACTGAGTTTGAAGTGAAATAGTCACCTCGCAGCAATGAAAGAGCTTTAACTGTTCCATCCAGGACCTCTATTTTGACCCCTCGGCTTAAAAGTGTTTCCAGCCCATTGGCTATGCCTGGGATTGCTAACATCCAGCTTGCTGCTGCCTGTACAGGTAAGGGGAGAAAAGGAGTGGCTGCCGCTGCTGCTGCTTTGGCACTAACCTCAATCAGGTCAACTCCATGCTCTTTTGTGTTGTTTGTAAAAAAAGCATCATCAGGTATAGAATTAAGGTTTTCAATTATTGCAGTGCGAGTGGAGGGGGTTCCGTCATATTCAACTGTGATTGAAAAAGCTGGCCCATTAACCCGTGCAGACTCTACTCCATGAAGGGACTCAATTATTGCTTGCAGATAATTGAGGTCTAGAGCTGGAGTTAGAATTACCAGAGATTTTAACCTGATCCTATATGGCAGTTCATGGACAATTTCAAAACGCTTTTTTCTATGTGGAATTCCAATCATCTAGTTGTCCTTCTTGGTTTTTTGGATACAGCATAGTGCAACGCTGTAAAGCCGATAAAGGCAATAGAAGCCCAAAGGTGTAATGGTTTAGCTCCCTTGAATTTCAGTATTCCTGATGCTGCGGATGCACCAAGGGTTGCAACCATTCCTATTTTGGCAACTGTCTTAGTCTTGCTTGGATTCAGAGGGCAATCCTTACATTGACGGAATATCTTTTTTTCAGTTTTCGCGGGCTGTTCTAAGAGGGTGTTCATAATATAAATCAATCCGGTTCAGTTCTGTCCTGAGCCGGATTGCCGTAATATGTTTAACTTATTAAGACTGATCCACTTCAGCTTTGATATCTTGAAGTTTTTCTTTTGCTTCTTCAATTCCGCCCTGAAGCGCTGCCCATAGTTTGACGGAACCGGAGACAACTGCTTTTTGAACCGTAGGGTTTGAGGCTACGATTGCGACTGCTGCTCCTACGGCAAAGCCTTTCAAGTAGCGTGAATCTGTGACATTTACCCAGCTTTTAATAGGGGCCTGCACTGGCTGCACCTGTGTTGCAACATCCACTTGCTGTTGGTCGTTAATAAGTCTGGGATCTTGATTGTAATATGTGTAGTCATAATTATTGTCAGTCATGTTCATTACTCCTTATCTGCTTGTGCGTCTTTTGCCGCTTGGGCTATTTTGTACTCTTCTTCTGCTTTAAGATCTTCCATTCTTTCAGCTTCTTCTGCCGAAACCTCTTCAGAGTTTCCTGATGAAAAAATTGATCGAACGGTTTTGCTGGTGCAAGCAAAAGTAATACCTGCTCCAACGAGTAGTCCTTTCCAAAAGCTATCATCGATGCCATTGAAAAAACTTAGAAAACTTGCAGGGTCGGCTTTCCCTTCTGTGGTGTCCTTTACTAAATCAACAAATTGTTTGATCTGATCTTCTTGTACATTTGTTGCCGCAGCCTGTGGTTGTTGCACCGGTTGCTGAATTGGTTGTTGAACAGGTTGTCCATATACTGGCTGACCATAAACCGGTTGTCCGTAGACTGGTTGTCCATACACTGGTTGACCGTATACAGGCTGACCATAGATTGGTTGTCCATATACTGGTTGCTGAGTCGGCTGTTGGACCATTTGCGGTGTAGGCTGCTGTATTGGCTGACTTGGCTGTACTGGACGTCCATAAATATCGGTTTGAATATATCCGGAGACTGGAGCTCCTTGATAAGGATCACCAGGAGTTGTGTATGAAAAATGAGGTTGTCCCATATCCGGACCCATGACCGGTTGCGAGGGGTTAGGCTGTTGCGGGACATCAGTTTTTTCGTGCTCGGTTGACATCTTTTTGCTCCTTTATTTTGTTTTTATGCAGGATGGTTCATCAGTTTGCCGTATAGCTCACTGATGATTTGAACTTTTTTGTTTTTATCTACGCCGTTAATAAGTTCCTCGATTACCTCAGGAAATATTTCTTCTGGATTATATTCGATAACCACTGAGCGAGCAGCCATGTTTACCCTTGCACTTGTGATTGCCGCAGGTAAATCTGAGTGCTCACGCATGGCTGAAAGGGCAGCAGGTTTAGTGAGGATAAGTGGACTGAATTTAACCCTGATGCGTCCGGGTACATGATGGGCGACATCTAGATATTTTTCCAAATCAACAAGTTTATGAAAGTTCATTTATTTTACCTGATTTTAGTTCGAGAGGTTGCGGGGAATGGCTCAAAAGTCTTGAAGAATTGGCAATGACGCCCAGAGTGTGGAGTATATGCAGCATGCCAGCCATAACCGGTGTAAGAACTCCTGTGGCTCCCATTACTACACCCACAATATTAGATCCGGTTGCCAGCCAGAAGTTTTGATGGGCAATTTTTATAGTGTCCTGGCTGAGCTTTTGCACATAAACCAGACCGCTCAAATCATCATTGACAAGTGCAATGTCGGCCGCTTCAACAGCCACTTCCGCTCCTCCTGTTCCCATGGCAATACCTACATCAGCCTGTGCAAGGGCTAGCGCATCGTTGATGCCGTCTCCAACCATCATAACTTTTGTATTGATAGTTTGTAAGGATTTTACCAATTCAGCCTTTTCTTCAGGCATAGCCGAGGAGTGGATTTCCTTTATATCCAAAATCTGAGCAAGATGTGTTGCTGTTGCAGGTTCATCTCCGGTGACCAGTACTGTTCTGTCTATTCCCCCGTGTTCAAGGGATTTGAGTACTGCGGAAGATTCCTTGCGCACGGTATTGGCAAAAGCCAGTAGTCCTATAGGAGCTTTATCTTTGATTACATATAAAACTGTGAGGCCTTTATTTTTAAGAGTGGAGACATTACGGCTGAGCAGACCTATACGAACATCAAATTGTTCAGTTAATTTTTTGTTGCCTACAAGAATTTCTGCTGGATTTCCTGTTTTGTCGCAAAGCTCAGCTCGCATCCCTTTGCCAAGAAAATATTCACAAACGGTATGGGGAAGGGGAGATATTTCGTGCTTATCGGCTTCAGTCTTAATAGCTTGTGCCAGTGGATGGTGATTATGTGTTTCAACTGAGAACGCATAAGTTAGTATTTCAGATTCTTCGATTCCTTTTACTGCGTAAATGACTTCCAAGCTTGGTTCACTTTCAGTGAGAGTTCCGGTCTTGTCAAAACAAGCAATATCGCACTGTCCTATTTCTTCAAGATAGCGTCCACCCTTAATAAGGATATTATGTCGCGCTGCAGTATTTATTGCGGCGCTGATAGGAGTAGAGGCTGAAAGAACTGTTGCGCATGGGCACGCCATAACTAATAGTACAGTAAATGCTCGCCATGGATCAGTGGTAATGAGAAGGGTTCCGATAGTTGCGCCTAAACCTATTTTAATTAGGCGAACGGAAAGTTTATCCGCAGTGGATTCAATTTCAGTTTTGTTTTCGAGGGAATCTTCCACTTTGTGTAGAATGCGGGAAAGGTAGGTCTTATCGCCGACTTCTTCGGCCTTAATGTAGATAACTCCCTCGCGAACAAAAGTACCTGAAAAAACTTTGTCATCTTTTTTCTTATGAATAAAGTCGGCTCTTCCTGTAATCGGCGCTTCATTTATAAGTCCTTGTCCATCGACAATTATTCCATCAACACAAATTTTTTCACCCGTATGCAGAACAACAATATCGCCTTTTTGAAGATTGTTTATTTCTACTTCTATTTCAACTTCGTCTTTAAGTATGAAAGTGTGGTGGGTTGTGTTGTCTAAAATACCGGATATAGCTCTGCGGGAACGTTCGGTTATCCATGCGGTCAAAAAGTCTGCGCCCGCATTTATCCACATGATCTCAAAAGCTGTCAGGGCTTCACCAGCGACAACCGCAGCGATAATTCCTCCTGCAAGCATTCCTTCCAGTCCGAATTTTTTTTCACGAATTTTTTTTACAGCTTCCTTAACTAAGGGAACTGCTGCAAGAATGGTTATTGCTCCAAGAGGGCTGAAAAGGGTCTGGCTGATAGTGAGGCCAAGCAGAGATTCACTTACCAGTACAGCTCCGCCAATGGCTGAAATAAATGAAAAATAGCGTAGTGAGCTGCGAACTTGTGGGCATCCGCATTCCTTTGTATCTTTAATCGGGCAAAGTTCGGTTGTGTGTATGGAAATAATATCGTCAACAGCATTAGTCAGCATTTCAGGGGAAGCTATTTTTACATTGTAGTGGATGATTAGGCTGGCGCATTTTGTATTTGTTCTTGTCTGCTTAATGCCTTGAACTCGTTCAAGATTTTTTTCAAGAGTCGCGCAAAGTAAGTTATTTTTTTTTAGTTCAGGGATTCTAACTCTAATGCGTCCCGGTATTGAATGTTTGATATGAGCTTTTTGATGTTGCTTTTTCACTTCAGCATCCTGTTTTGTATCTGTGATTTTGGTTATTCTGTTGATATTGAGATTGAATCTCAAAACTACAGGGAATAACTAACGATGCAAAATATCTTTGTCAATTAAAAATAATATTGAATTATACTGATTCATTTTAATAGCATAAACTGACTTTATAGAAAAAAAGGTATAAATAATAAAAACTTATGGGAAATAACGCCGCGCTGTATAAAACAGCGCGGAAGATGATATTTGTCAAAGGTAGGTAGATTACAGTTACATTATTCATCAGTGCAACATTTCAGAGTAGTGTTGCTACTAGAAGTGGAAGCTGAAGGAACTGTTTTATCCCATAAAATTTTTGCACTGGTTGCTACAATGGTAAACCCAAGAAGTCCGGCAAAGCCTCCAAGTCCTATAATCCCAGTTACTGCGACTCCTGCAGCTGTTGCCAAACCTGTTCCTGCAGATTCAGTTGCCACGTTTTTTGCCAGTTCGCATTTTGTTATTTTTCCTTCTTTTACTGCAATTGTTCCACGTACTGCGGCAACAGTTCCACCTACCAAAGCGCCTGTTGCTGCGGCTGAAGCTGTAATAACAGGAAGAAGTCTAGTCGTAGTTGTCATAGTTAAATCTCCTTTATTGGTGACGCTTTCAGGGGCGTCAATTATGTGTCCGTCTAGTTCGGCTTATTTTTATTTGTATTTAGTATAAATGTATTTATTTTGAAAGCAATACGATTGATATTCATTTGCATTCTTCACAGCCCTAAGGTTTAGGGTGTATTGCTATTGACAATTGTTTTCATTTGAGAATACTCATCAAAGTCAATTTCGATTGTAAAAAATAATAAGGAACTGGAGAAGGTTGTGCTTAATCCTCAACATATTTTTTTAGACTACTTGTTAGAAAATAAAATGGCAGTAACAGAGCAACGTAGAGTTGTGTTGGAAGTTTTTTTAGATGCAAATGAACACTGTTCCTGTGAGGAGCTGTATCTGGAAGTAATTAAGAAAGATTCGACTATTAGCTCAGCAACTGTTTACAGGACTGTTAAGCTATTGGTTGAGAGCGGGGTTGCCGGGCAATTATGTTTTGGAGATGGAGTTTTACGATTAGAACCTCGTTTTAACAAGCCGCATCACGATCACCTTGTCTGCGTTAATTGTAGGAAAAAAATTGATGTTGTGGATGAGCGTATAGAAAAATTGCAGCAATGTTTAGCCGAAAAATATGGATTTGTATTTAATAGGCACAAAATGATTTTATATGGGGTTTGTTCTGACTGCCGTAAAAAGTAGTTTGATGATGTATGTAATTATCAATTGCAGGATTTGTAGAGTGTGAGTATGTTTATTATCATTTAATAAACATAAAGGAGAAAATGTATGAGTTTAGGAAGATTTTTACTGGTTACCAGTACTACGGCGTTTGTAGGTTATGCGGCTTATTCAGTTTATAAAGCCGGTGGGGTTCGTCCTGCTATTGCTAATGTTGTGAAAAGTTCAGTCAAAGCTGGTAATTGGGCTTCTAAAAAGTACTCTTGTGCCAAAAATGAAGTTACCAGAATGGTGGATGAAGCTAAGACTGAAATTGCTAGTGGAGGAGAGGTTTAACTTTTAAAAATTTCAGCGCATTAATATGTATTTTTTGTTCTACATTTACGAGGGTATATTTAAAAGTAGAAGTATGTTCAGAATATAATTTTACTGTTCTCCCACATATGTCTGTTGACTGAAAGCAAAGTCTTATACTTTATATATAGTCTCTTACAGTGTGTATTTAATGTAAAAAGGCAGATTTCTCTGCCTTTTTTTTGATCAATAATATATTAGTGTTTTTGGTTCCGTTTTCACTCCATTTCCAGCCATTCCACACTCTCTACTGGTCAGTTTTTTCGATGAAGTGAATCTCATTTTTAAGCATCACCCTCAGAGAGCTTTATGTTGTCTTCTTAGAATAAGACGTTAGCAAGGGGGACGCCTACAACAATCATTACAATGACAACTACGGCGGACATGATGATTGCGTGGATGGCCGCATCTTTCTTGGAAATCCATTCGGGCTGGTCAAAAAGGATAGCGCCGAAAGGAGATCCTGCTGGGGTTGCTGCGGCAATAAGAACCACATAGAAAAAGCAGACTATAACTGGAGCTGCATTGAAGCCAAAGGCGTTGGCTATGGCAAGCAGTACTGGTGAAAGCACAAGGCCAGCCACAACGGAGTTAAAGAAGTTAGTGATAAAGATAGCAAAAATTATCACCGTCACTGAAAGCATGGTCATGCCCATTCCTGAAAGATGGCCACGGAGCATGTATTCCATGAAAATGGATACATTCGTACCTTTACCGGACATGGCTCCACCGAGTAGGAAGGCAGTTGCGATGAGAAAAAAAGTTCTCCACGAGAAGCACTTTCCGGTCTCCTGAAGGTCTGCAACAGGTTTGCCATTAATGCGGATTAAACAGGCCAGAAAGGTTACTATCATAGTTCCGGCTAGAGCATTTTGCCCAAGGAAAGCACCTAGCTGGTTGGTGCGCCCGATGATTCCGGGCAGTAGCAGCCAGATTGCATAAAAGATAAATAACCCTATAATGGTTTTTTGGGCTCCGGAAAGAGGGGGTAGTTTATCTTTGTTGATAGCATTCATATCAATATTTTGCAGTGGAGATACATCTACCCGGAATACAAAACGCATAAGGAAAAGGATGACTCCGATACAGATAAAGGAAATTGTGAAAGCAAAAACCAGATATGTGGCAAGATTGATGGGTACCGCGCCAAGTTCAGGAGCCGTGACAGCAAGATTTTGAAGGTTTGCCAGCAGATAGAAAGCTCCAGCTTTTATGGGGTCACTGGCAAAGCTTAAGAGGGCCATTATGATCACGTTGGTGACCATGAAAGTAACATACCTGTCCCCTTTCTTGAATCCTACAGCTTTAAAAACAATAAACAGCACAGGCAGCATGAGAAAACAGGCGGTAACCTGCTCCAAAAAAGCTACGAAATAGGTGGCTAGCAGGATGGATGCGGTAAACATCCATGGCCTACCCTGTACTTTTGGGTGAGTCATAAACCAACGGGCAAGATATGTTGAAAGATCACTTTTCACCAGTATAGCTGCAAAAACGAATAGGAAAAAAATCATTACAACCATGGGATTTCC
The genomic region above belongs to Desulfovibrio sp. UCD-KL4C and contains:
- a CDS encoding HMA2 domain-containing protein is translated as MNFHKLVDLEKYLDVAHHVPGRIRVKFSPLILTKPAALSAMREHSDLPAAITSARVNMAARSVVIEYNPEEIFPEVIEELINGVDKNKKVQIISELYGKLMNHPA
- a CDS encoding MarR family transcriptional regulator codes for the protein MTTAPHIIDVLVKILQQADAFKHGREELFAAINLTEIHCIHWIGSIDRPNATKISNKMDMTRGAISKISKKLLNKNFIETYQKPTNNKEIYFQLTETGQEMYDEHKACHEHARQEKLSILKNYSEDEQATILNFLKDIYRHIDHNQTCKTTKDIPSID
- a CDS encoding Fur family transcriptional regulator; the encoded protein is MLNPQHIFLDYLLENKMAVTEQRRVVLEVFLDANEHCSCEELYLEVIKKDSTISSATVYRTVKLLVESGVAGQLCFGDGVLRLEPRFNKPHHDHLVCVNCRKKIDVVDERIEKLQQCLAEKYGFVFNRHKMILYGVCSDCRKK
- a CDS encoding FeoA domain-containing protein — encoded protein: MTTPLDKALIETPLILRAIVNENLKNSLQHMGLHIGSELEILSEDSALHPVRVKGPSGEVLLAAGMASKVITHHDDGHITPVFEMNPGEKGHIEGLTSGSHLEKSLKILGLSEGDDIELIRCLPPMEYKAVIDGKQCSLTEGMAAKIWGECDEELCQLATCGKGRPFKVKEILGGPRAVQTISGTGIKPGSIITLESVQPAKEICMENGQRIIIRSKEGLRLHLRRDQAAGLLVENKE
- a CDS encoding SLC13 family permease, with product MSDKKQINISEMIHLFIGLGIMCFGRMLPAPSMVVETSKRLISMGFPQVDGGTLITITPVGMTVVTLFIGVVYLWTTVDTMWPSFLGVLMLGMSDYAPMPMVLKQFMGNPMVVMIFFLFVFAAILVKSDLSTYLARWFMTHPKVQGRPWMFTASILLATYFVAFLEQVTACFLMLPVLFIVFKAVGFKKGDRYVTFMVTNVIIMALLSFASDPIKAGAFYLLANLQNLAVTAPELGAVPINLATYLVFAFTISFICIGVILFLMRFVFRVDVSPLQNIDMNAINKDKLPPLSGAQKTIIGLFIFYAIWLLLPGIIGRTNQLGAFLGQNALAGTMIVTFLACLIRINGKPVADLQETGKCFSWRTFFLIATAFLLGGAMSGKGTNVSIFMEYMLRGHLSGMGMTMLSVTVIIFAIFITNFFNSVVAGLVLSPVLLAIANAFGFNAAPVIVCFFYVVLIAAATPAGSPFGAILFDQPEWISKKDAAIHAIIMSAVVVIVMIVVGVPLANVLF
- a CDS encoding cation-translocating P-type ATPase, coding for MKKQHQKAHIKHSIPGRIRVRIPELKKNNLLCATLEKNLERVQGIKQTRTNTKCASLIIHYNVKIASPEMLTNAVDDIISIHTTELCPIKDTKECGCPQVRSSLRYFSFISAIGGAVLVSESLLGLTISQTLFSPLGAITILAAVPLVKEAVKKIREKKFGLEGMLAGGIIAAVVAGEALTAFEIMWINAGADFLTAWITERSRRAISGILDNTTHHTFILKDEVEIEVEINNLQKGDIVVLHTGEKICVDGIIVDGQGLINEAPITGRADFIHKKKDDKVFSGTFVREGVIYIKAEEVGDKTYLSRILHKVEDSLENKTEIESTADKLSVRLIKIGLGATIGTLLITTDPWRAFTVLLVMACPCATVLSASTPISAAINTAARHNILIKGGRYLEEIGQCDIACFDKTGTLTESEPSLEVIYAVKGIEESEILTYAFSVETHNHHPLAQAIKTEADKHEISPLPHTVCEYFLGKGMRAELCDKTGNPAEILVGNKKLTEQFDVRIGLLSRNVSTLKNKGLTVLYVIKDKAPIGLLAFANTVRKESSAVLKSLEHGGIDRTVLVTGDEPATATHLAQILDIKEIHSSAMPEEKAELVKSLQTINTKVMMVGDGINDALALAQADVGIAMGTGGAEVAVEAADIALVNDDLSGLVYVQKLSQDTIKIAHQNFWLATGSNIVGVVMGATGVLTPVMAGMLHILHTLGVIANSSRLLSHSPQPLELKSGKINELS
- a CDS encoding YtxH domain-containing protein, whose product is MTDNNYDYTYYNQDPRLINDQQQVDVATQVQPVQAPIKSWVNVTDSRYLKGFAVGAAVAIVASNPTVQKAVVSGSVKLWAALQGGIEEAKEKLQDIKAEVDQS
- a CDS encoding heavy metal translocating P-type ATPase — protein: MIGIPHRKKRFEIVHELPYRIRLKSLVILTPALDLNYLQAIIESLHGVESARVNGPAFSITVEYDGTPSTRTAIIENLNSIPDDAFFTNNTKEHGVDLIEVSAKAAAAAATPFLPLPVQAAASWMLAIPGIANGLETLLSRGVKIEVLDGTVKALSLLRGDYFTSNSVGALLSLGEYLEDQSEQKSTDLLKTLLKPQVEKIWIERDGREIEIDFNDLTAGNIVICGAGELIPVEGVIIEGDASVNQSSITGESVPVHLQPGDQTLSGAVIEEGTLKIRADKIGAETGMARINRFLETSLRSQSKNQIKSAELADKLVPLTFGAGLGVYALTRDITRAASVLTVDYSCAIKLSTPVATRTSMFTASQTGILFKGGQALDNLAAIDTLVFDKTGTLTKGELKVTEIVPMPLYTEEELLSIAAGAEEHYAHPVAKAVVTEAKSQKVNMPKVSGVDFIVAHGVSAFVDGKRVLVGSQHFIEEDEKIDCSFMEKKARQLRNAGDNLVFVAMEGKLIGLIAMRDELRPEALEALEAFKSAGIKRIEILTGDHREAALALVSQLSPVDAVHWELKPEDKAAIIENLKKDGAKVGFAGDGVNDTPALICADVGICMPSGADLARESAQVIMLNEDLRTLVEARHIACNNRETLTSCLWSAVAINTATLVLAGMGKISTLAAAMTHNLSTVGILGYAAFKTSPTSCKSILPKIAKENV